A stretch of Thermodesulforhabdus norvegica DNA encodes these proteins:
- a CDS encoding zinc-dependent alcohol dehydrogenase family protein: MKAMVLRSCAPVESFPLKMEILPDPEPGPGEIRVKVEACGICRTDLHVIEGELPPRDHPVIPGHQIVGRVDMVGPGTQRFSRGDRVGIAWLRHTCGKCKFCLTDRENLCESQLFTGYHEPGGYAEYALVNENFAYRVPEELSAAEVAPLLCAGIIGYRALKRSGCKPGDSIALFGFGSSAHIVMQILNFWKCRVFVVSRGSKHQELARTMGAYWVGSSAKEIPEKVSSAIIFAPAGHLVKDALECLEKGGTLSLAGIYMTPIPGLDYERHLFYEKNIHSVTANTRKDGEELLVLAGQIPIKPHIQTYPFEKANEALCDLKADRIQGSGVLVMSS, translated from the coding sequence ATGAAGGCAATGGTTCTCCGATCCTGTGCACCTGTTGAATCCTTTCCTTTGAAGATGGAAATCCTTCCCGACCCGGAACCCGGCCCGGGAGAAATCCGGGTTAAGGTTGAGGCCTGTGGAATATGCCGGACAGACCTCCACGTTATCGAAGGGGAACTTCCCCCGAGAGATCATCCTGTAATCCCGGGGCATCAGATTGTGGGGAGGGTTGATATGGTCGGGCCCGGCACACAGCGTTTTTCCCGGGGCGATCGGGTAGGAATAGCGTGGCTGAGGCACACCTGCGGTAAGTGCAAGTTCTGCCTGACCGACCGCGAAAACCTTTGCGAAAGCCAGTTATTCACAGGCTATCACGAACCGGGAGGCTATGCCGAGTATGCCCTTGTAAACGAAAACTTTGCCTATCGGGTACCCGAAGAGCTATCCGCCGCCGAAGTGGCTCCACTTCTTTGTGCCGGAATAATAGGATACCGTGCCCTTAAAAGAAGCGGCTGCAAACCCGGAGATTCCATTGCCCTCTTCGGCTTCGGATCTTCTGCCCACATCGTGATGCAGATATTGAACTTCTGGAAATGCCGTGTTTTTGTGGTATCCAGAGGTTCGAAGCACCAGGAACTGGCAAGAACCATGGGAGCGTACTGGGTAGGATCGTCCGCAAAGGAGATTCCGGAGAAGGTTTCATCGGCCATTATCTTTGCGCCGGCAGGTCACCTGGTAAAAGATGCCCTGGAATGCCTTGAAAAAGGCGGAACCCTTTCACTTGCGGGCATTTACATGACTCCAATACCCGGGTTAGATTACGAACGGCATCTTTTTTACGAAAAGAACATACACAGCGTTACGGCAAACACCAGAAAAGATGGAGAAGAGTTGCTGGTGCTGGCCGGGCAGATTCCCATAAAACCCCATATCCAGACCTATCCTTTTGAAA
- a CDS encoding radical SAM protein → MLICSLCGSVFQNVGKTPGVCSDCIRNRWEEARGLVEGVHRESRKRFNLPARKPCSDGGRECKICVRRCVMGEGDVGWCGVRKGSKESFSRDGNKRALVSAYFDPLPTNCVADWVCAGGTGSGYPEFAYEPGPEVGYYNLAVFFEACNLNCLFCQNWSFKVAALKGRWKSVEFLASLPDSRTSCVCFFGGDPSPQLPYAIRVVNQMLAARQSRILRICWETNGMASIPFLKYMLEVSKKTGGCIKVDLKAWDRRIHMALCGVDNDHILRNFAYLASRAKERLEPPLVIASTLLVPGYVDAEEVFNIARFIARFDPDIPYSLLAFAPQFEMKDFRPTSARQAGECFEAAREAGLKRVRIANRHLLW, encoded by the coding sequence ATGTTGATATGTTCTCTGTGTGGTTCCGTATTTCAAAACGTGGGTAAAACTCCAGGGGTATGCTCCGATTGCATACGGAACAGGTGGGAAGAAGCCAGAGGCCTGGTTGAAGGGGTTCACAGGGAATCTAGAAAAAGGTTTAACCTTCCGGCCCGTAAGCCCTGTTCTGACGGGGGCAGGGAGTGCAAAATCTGTGTCCGCAGATGTGTGATGGGCGAAGGTGATGTGGGGTGGTGCGGGGTTCGGAAGGGGTCAAAAGAGTCATTTTCAAGGGATGGAAATAAAAGGGCTCTCGTTAGTGCTTACTTCGATCCCCTTCCCACAAATTGTGTTGCCGATTGGGTTTGTGCCGGAGGTACCGGATCGGGTTATCCGGAGTTTGCCTACGAACCCGGACCCGAAGTGGGTTATTACAATCTTGCCGTCTTCTTCGAGGCCTGTAACCTGAATTGCCTTTTCTGTCAGAACTGGTCTTTCAAGGTCGCAGCTCTTAAGGGCCGCTGGAAGAGTGTGGAGTTTCTTGCATCACTTCCCGATTCGAGAACAAGTTGCGTCTGCTTTTTCGGAGGGGATCCCTCCCCTCAGCTTCCCTACGCAATAAGAGTGGTGAATCAGATGCTTGCCGCGAGACAATCCAGGATATTGCGCATATGCTGGGAAACCAACGGTATGGCCTCCATACCGTTTCTCAAATACATGCTTGAGGTGTCGAAAAAAACGGGTGGCTGCATCAAGGTGGACCTTAAAGCCTGGGATCGCCGGATCCACATGGCTCTGTGTGGAGTGGATAACGATCATATTCTCAGAAATTTTGCCTATCTGGCGTCACGGGCAAAAGAACGCCTGGAACCCCCTCTCGTTATAGCAAGTACTCTTCTTGTCCCGGGCTATGTGGATGCGGAGGAAGTCTTTAACATAGCCCGGTTTATAGCCCGTTTTGATCCCGATATCCCCTACAGCCTGCTCGCCTTTGCGCCTCAGTTCGAAATGAAGGATTTCCGGCCCACTTCGGCAAGACAGGCCGGAGAATGCTTTGAAGCCGCCCGTGAAGCAGGCCTTAAGAGAGTCAGGATAGCCAACCGTCATCTTCTCTGGTGA
- a CDS encoding single-stranded DNA-binding protein, with product MTRGINKVILVGRLGADPDLRFAPNGTAIARFNVATTERVPVGEGNWEDRTEWHRIVVFGKLAETCGNYLSKGRLVYIEGRLRTQQWEDRQGVRRFTTEVVARDIQFLDSGVSRGDASVDVSDESARSYEDDTLSETLTPLPDGDSPDEDIPF from the coding sequence ATGACGAGGGGCATAAACAAAGTGATACTTGTCGGTAGACTCGGAGCCGATCCGGATTTGCGTTTTGCTCCCAACGGGACGGCCATAGCCCGTTTCAACGTAGCGACCACAGAGAGGGTGCCTGTCGGAGAAGGCAACTGGGAGGATAGAACCGAGTGGCACAGGATAGTCGTCTTCGGAAAGCTGGCCGAGACCTGCGGAAACTACCTTTCTAAAGGGCGCCTTGTTTACATAGAAGGTCGGCTGCGTACTCAGCAGTGGGAAGACAGACAGGGAGTGAGGCGTTTTACGACCGAAGTGGTTGCCAGAGATATTCAGTTTCTGGACAGCGGTGTCTCCAGAGGAGACGCTTCTGTCGATGTTTCCGATGAATCTGCCCGATCCTACGAGGACGATACCCTGTCCGAAACTTTAACGCCCCTTCCTGATGGTGATTCTCCCGATGAAGACATCCCCTTCTAA
- a CDS encoding AmpG family muropeptide MFS transporter, translating to MKISETFGLYLRKKMLILAGLGFSSGLPLALTGSTLQAWLVTEGVDIRLIGAFSLVSLPYSIKALWSPVMDRFVPPFMGRRRGWILICQLLLACSLIAMAFLSPSRFITLLAVLAFFTAFFSASQDIAFDAYRTDVVSENEQGTGAAASVMGYRIAMLVSGAFAMVLSDHIPWKAVYILMGTMMILCCILTLTAPEPAEAQSIPRTLKDAIYLPLKDYFSRPRALPILLFIVCFKLGDALAGAMTTPFLMDLGFSRSDIGLVYKTLGLASTLLGAMAGGALTARLGLYRSLWIFALFQAVSNFSFVLLALVGKSYFLMIGTVIFENTTGGMGTAGFIAYLMSLCNPAFTATQYALLSSLTAVTRVMSGVPSGFMVASMGWAKYFLVTVAGAIPAILLLPAVVPPAVADHQRR from the coding sequence TTGAAGATTTCCGAGACATTTGGACTCTACCTGAGAAAAAAGATGCTCATTCTGGCGGGGCTGGGTTTTTCTTCAGGCCTCCCTCTGGCCCTTACGGGCTCAACCCTGCAGGCATGGCTCGTAACCGAAGGCGTTGATATAAGGCTGATCGGGGCCTTTTCTCTCGTTTCACTTCCCTACAGCATAAAGGCTCTCTGGTCTCCTGTAATGGACCGGTTCGTACCTCCTTTTATGGGCAGAAGGCGGGGATGGATCCTCATATGCCAGCTACTCCTTGCCTGCTCCCTTATCGCAATGGCCTTCCTTTCTCCTTCGCGCTTTATAACCCTTCTGGCCGTTTTAGCTTTTTTCACGGCATTTTTCAGTGCCAGCCAGGACATTGCCTTTGATGCTTACAGAACCGACGTTGTCAGCGAGAATGAGCAGGGTACCGGAGCGGCGGCGTCCGTAATGGGATATCGCATTGCCATGCTCGTATCGGGAGCCTTCGCCATGGTTCTTTCCGATCACATACCCTGGAAAGCCGTTTACATCTTAATGGGAACGATGATGATTCTTTGCTGTATCCTGACTTTAACCGCACCCGAACCCGCAGAGGCCCAGTCGATTCCCCGTACACTCAAAGATGCAATCTACCTGCCCCTGAAGGATTACTTTTCCCGCCCCAGGGCATTACCCATACTGTTGTTTATCGTCTGCTTCAAACTGGGAGATGCTCTTGCCGGGGCCATGACGACTCCCTTTCTGATGGACCTGGGGTTCTCACGATCCGACATCGGCCTGGTGTACAAGACTCTGGGGCTGGCGAGCACGCTTCTGGGGGCTATGGCCGGCGGCGCCTTAACGGCCCGACTTGGGCTTTACAGGTCTTTATGGATCTTCGCACTGTTTCAGGCCGTCTCTAACTTCTCCTTTGTACTTCTCGCCCTTGTGGGGAAAAGCTACTTTCTGATGATAGGAACGGTTATCTTCGAGAATACAACCGGAGGAATGGGCACCGCTGGATTTATTGCGTACCTCATGAGTCTGTGTAACCCTGCGTTTACGGCCACCCAATATGCTCTCCTTTCCAGCCTGACTGCCGTGACGAGGGTTATGTCGGGAGTACCCAGCGGTTTTATGGTTGCCAGTATGGGCTGGGCAAAGTACTTCCTGGTAACCGTCGCGGGAGCAATACCTGCAATATTGCTTCTTCCTGCCGTTGTACCTCCGGCCGTAGCCGATCACCAGAGAAGATGA
- a CDS encoding translocation/assembly module TamB domain-containing protein translates to MASIKKKFKHAGLTLLVSVFLLTLALSIPAVQNRVWSLVLERLSERTGWTISARSLYFAPWGKLYAENVYVGKKGRQLAICRDLILSFAISKTFPFVKPQSLSLLEPFVVLEVDETGRLIWPALPSGKRTEREGGALESLYLTLLPDVRLKDGKVGVLRSGMSGYHISSLSGEILPYLREAQVTARLRLEGLVNSPMVGRIRLNGALRANEERVDVNGISLEIPDLLAGKLQGFWSLKHNSGRVSLHVMYFDPLKHPYTRKIGRKSGTLTVNAGGDIDSGGVKGFIRAESSSGFSMNALFTVSRNHRADDFLLTVSGHYDLNGFARSSGSFSMKGYYGSGEDYYAVVDVRCGPVKPERDFKEILSSVETLNVRIEFFPGGIAVSPASVDASQGRVWFRGSLLYGEKFGLSAGVEFSLNWFSVMKLPDFGRFKTGGRLTGRCGEGCGSDLKGWIADGDAFLYRNDEEIELSGSIAEGNIEGKVNVRSLRLDKIFSALKVLEARVEGTFSGEAVLKGTVEAPDVSFKGLVEKPRYGDYRAEEVRIVGRGRLTRKGAKSVHISASGMSVPGVSDPLMVKASLTQRDDELGFHVEVNLDRSRNFLMEGNVFHIWSNPEIVIEKGILNWSGNYRASGEFRITTEALIVSRLKVYHGDGSAGLEGRIGYDKSISFNSLFDRFPLDDLVSVVGFQTRGLAVSGGIKGSLKEGGVNLKARLEAGKGSIRPLRISGISSEEYFWDAMKLDVTVGGDMVYTSAIVRAPYWQNGLMLSASVPVKIRSLSEKTPGKMALPLPPVNSLIALDPERSLECKIRVEEFDLGALGMLYSETMAIKGRFTADLSISGKLEDLRAGGWGKVRIDEAYLVSRRKVSVSEVEGEFLILDNVLKADAIKGRLLDGSFELKALVPLRSENAGVTLSVRLREIHIPEIYGISGVVSGSADGAVRGREISIAGKFTALKAFMDLDALQGELSRDVRSVEIVAREGEAEVIEEGSSGGIYDRMSMDVDVDFSQGNARVKGLGVDAEVDGRLSLRKRSGEALRIYGSIEARRGLYAFQSVRLKITEGEVRFKGMVPPDPDINFTGEKSVDDVVIRVSVVGRVSQPVLKLSSSPAMSDVDILSYLLFNRPARNLTAKESVNLQQNAAFFIGSKAAQKLKEVLGNTPFAPDVLEIYTGESGHGVVEVGKYITPDFYVTYEKDIKDEGNDQVKIEYRINRHLSVQSQIGDERGAGVDVLWRYDFGE, encoded by the coding sequence ATGGCGAGTATCAAAAAGAAATTCAAGCATGCCGGCCTGACGCTACTGGTGTCTGTGTTTTTGCTGACTCTGGCATTGAGTATCCCGGCCGTTCAGAACCGCGTGTGGAGTCTGGTTTTGGAAAGGCTTTCGGAGCGCACCGGCTGGACCATATCGGCCAGGTCCCTGTATTTTGCTCCCTGGGGCAAGCTGTATGCAGAAAATGTTTACGTCGGTAAAAAAGGCCGCCAGCTTGCAATCTGCAGGGATCTTATCCTTTCTTTCGCAATTTCAAAAACTTTTCCCTTTGTTAAGCCTCAGAGCCTAAGCCTGCTGGAGCCCTTTGTCGTTCTGGAAGTAGACGAGACGGGAAGGCTGATATGGCCTGCCTTACCGTCGGGTAAAAGGACGGAACGGGAAGGTGGGGCTTTAGAGAGCTTATATTTGACCCTTCTTCCTGATGTTCGTTTGAAGGATGGGAAGGTAGGGGTGCTCCGTAGTGGAATGTCCGGCTATCACATAAGCAGCCTTTCGGGAGAGATATTGCCCTATCTTCGAGAAGCTCAGGTCACCGCAAGGCTCAGGCTGGAAGGGCTCGTAAACAGTCCCATGGTGGGCAGGATCAGGCTTAACGGAGCCCTGAGGGCAAACGAAGAAAGGGTAGATGTGAATGGGATTTCTCTTGAGATACCCGACCTGCTTGCAGGGAAGCTTCAGGGCTTCTGGAGCCTTAAGCATAACTCCGGCCGGGTGTCTCTCCATGTGATGTATTTTGATCCTTTAAAACATCCTTACACGAGAAAAATCGGCAGAAAATCAGGCACCTTAACCGTCAATGCCGGGGGAGATATTGATTCAGGAGGTGTCAAAGGCTTTATCCGGGCCGAATCGTCTTCCGGTTTTTCGATGAATGCCCTTTTTACCGTGAGCAGAAATCATCGCGCCGACGATTTCTTATTAACGGTGTCCGGACATTACGATCTTAATGGCTTTGCCCGATCTTCGGGATCTTTTTCAATGAAGGGTTACTACGGCAGCGGGGAGGACTATTACGCCGTCGTTGATGTGAGATGCGGGCCCGTTAAGCCTGAAAGGGATTTTAAAGAAATCCTTTCCAGCGTTGAAACTCTGAATGTGAGGATTGAGTTCTTTCCCGGAGGTATTGCCGTTTCTCCCGCGTCGGTTGATGCGTCGCAGGGGAGGGTCTGGTTTAGAGGATCGCTGTTGTACGGTGAAAAGTTCGGATTGTCCGCCGGTGTGGAGTTTTCTTTAAACTGGTTTTCGGTGATGAAGCTTCCGGATTTTGGAAGATTTAAGACCGGAGGGCGATTGACGGGGAGATGTGGTGAAGGGTGCGGATCGGATTTAAAGGGCTGGATTGCTGACGGCGATGCCTTTCTTTACCGTAACGACGAAGAGATAGAGCTTTCAGGCTCTATTGCTGAGGGTAATATTGAGGGAAAGGTGAACGTAAGGTCTCTAAGGCTTGATAAGATCTTCTCCGCTTTGAAGGTTCTGGAAGCACGGGTAGAGGGAACCTTTTCGGGGGAGGCAGTCTTAAAAGGTACCGTTGAAGCGCCCGACGTATCTTTTAAGGGTCTGGTCGAAAAGCCCCGTTACGGGGATTACCGTGCCGAAGAAGTCAGAATCGTGGGGCGGGGCCGACTTACCAGAAAAGGTGCAAAGTCGGTTCATATCTCTGCGTCCGGCATGTCCGTTCCAGGAGTTTCGGACCCTCTAATGGTTAAAGCTTCGCTGACGCAAAGGGATGACGAACTGGGGTTCCACGTCGAGGTGAATTTGGACAGGAGCAGGAATTTTCTCATGGAGGGTAATGTTTTTCACATCTGGTCGAATCCGGAAATTGTTATCGAAAAGGGTATCCTGAACTGGAGTGGTAACTACCGGGCGTCGGGTGAGTTCAGGATAACGACCGAAGCCTTAATCGTTAGCAGGCTGAAGGTTTATCACGGTGACGGGAGTGCAGGACTTGAAGGGCGTATTGGGTACGATAAAAGTATATCCTTTAATTCCCTTTTCGATCGGTTTCCTCTGGACGACCTGGTGTCTGTGGTGGGTTTTCAGACCAGAGGCCTGGCGGTAAGTGGTGGGATCAAGGGATCTCTGAAAGAAGGTGGTGTGAACCTGAAAGCCCGTCTTGAAGCGGGAAAAGGATCTATCCGACCGCTACGCATTTCAGGTATTTCTTCGGAGGAATATTTTTGGGACGCCATGAAACTGGATGTCACCGTTGGCGGGGATATGGTTTACACCTCGGCAATAGTAAGGGCTCCTTACTGGCAGAATGGGTTGATGCTTTCTGCTTCCGTTCCTGTAAAGATCAGGAGCTTGTCTGAAAAGACGCCGGGAAAGATGGCTCTTCCGCTACCGCCTGTAAATAGCTTAATTGCACTGGATCCGGAGCGCTCTCTTGAGTGTAAAATCCGTGTTGAGGAATTCGACCTCGGCGCACTTGGGATGTTGTATTCTGAAACGATGGCAATAAAGGGTAGATTTACCGCCGATTTGTCAATCAGCGGTAAGTTAGAGGATCTTCGCGCAGGGGGTTGGGGCAAAGTAAGGATCGATGAGGCTTATCTGGTTTCCAGAAGAAAGGTTTCGGTAAGTGAGGTGGAAGGTGAATTTTTAATCCTGGACAATGTGCTCAAAGCCGATGCGATAAAAGGCCGACTGCTGGACGGATCCTTTGAGTTGAAAGCGCTGGTACCCCTTAGATCGGAAAATGCCGGGGTGACTCTGAGTGTCCGTTTAAGAGAGATACATATCCCCGAGATTTACGGCATAAGCGGGGTTGTATCGGGAAGTGCCGATGGGGCAGTCCGGGGCAGGGAAATTAGCATTGCGGGCAAATTTACTGCCCTGAAGGCCTTTATGGACCTCGACGCTTTGCAGGGTGAGCTCTCGAGAGATGTAAGATCCGTGGAGATTGTGGCCCGTGAAGGTGAGGCGGAAGTTATTGAAGAAGGAAGTTCCGGAGGGATATACGACAGGATGAGTATGGATGTCGATGTGGATTTTTCTCAGGGCAATGCCCGGGTTAAAGGGCTCGGTGTTGATGCCGAGGTCGATGGCAGGCTTTCTTTGAGGAAGCGTAGTGGCGAAGCGTTAAGGATTTACGGGTCAATAGAGGCCCGTCGGGGATTGTATGCTTTTCAAAGTGTGAGATTGAAAATTACGGAGGGTGAGGTACGATTTAAAGGGATGGTTCCTCCGGATCCGGATATAAATTTCACCGGAGAAAAGAGCGTGGATGATGTCGTCATAAGGGTTTCCGTTGTGGGAAGAGTTAGTCAGCCCGTTTTGAAACTTTCCAGTTCTCCTGCCATGAGTGATGTCGATATTCTGTCGTATCTTCTGTTTAACAGACCGGCTCGAAATCTCACTGCAAAGGAGAGCGTAAACCTGCAGCAGAATGCGGCCTTCTTCATAGGGTCTAAGGCGGCTCAGAAGCTGAAGGAAGTACTGGGAAATACGCCCTTTGCGCCCGACGTGCTGGAAATATACACGGGCGAGTCCGGCCATGGCGTCGTTGAAGTCGGGAAGTATATTACCCCGGATTTTTATGTTACCTATGAGAAGGATATAAAGGATGAGGGTAACGATCAGGTAAAAATAGAGTACAGGATAAATCGCCATCTCTCTGTCCAGAGCCAGATAGGGGATGAGCGGGGAGCGGGTGTGGATGTATTGTGGCGATATGATTTTGGTGAGTGA
- the aroQ gene encoding type II 3-dehydroquinate dehydratase yields MKVLVLHGVNLNMFGKRPSGLYGNWTLKEIDEALRELGRELGVEVECFQSNSEAEIIGQIHRVHVEKSADGILINPGAWTHYSYALRDALEMLTIPVVEVHMSNIHAREPFRHVSVIAPVAKGQISGFGINSYLLGLRALVEEIRKTGS; encoded by the coding sequence ATGAAGGTTCTGGTACTGCACGGCGTAAACCTTAACATGTTCGGGAAAAGACCGTCTGGTCTCTACGGAAACTGGACCCTCAAGGAAATAGACGAAGCGCTGAGGGAGCTCGGCAGAGAACTGGGCGTTGAGGTTGAATGCTTCCAGAGTAATTCCGAAGCTGAAATAATAGGGCAAATACACAGGGTGCATGTAGAAAAAAGTGCGGACGGTATCCTCATAAACCCCGGTGCCTGGACTCATTACAGTTATGCTCTCAGAGACGCCCTTGAAATGCTTACAATCCCCGTTGTTGAGGTTCACATGTCCAACATACACGCCAGAGAGCCCTTCCGACACGTTTCGGTAATTGCTCCTGTAGCAAAAGGCCAGATAAGCGGTTTCGGGATAAACAGCTATCTTCTCGGTCTCAGAGCCCTCGTGGAAGAAATTCGAAAAACCGGGTCCTGA
- a CDS encoding DEAD/DEAH box helicase — protein MALQYFLQNIKNEEERWRVVNHTFIEGNPPSFVPLKTSIAAGVFPLLKRFNIHQLYRHQLEALKALRKGKHLVVSTPTASGKSLIYQIAIAEKIVTDPGAKALLIFPIKALSRDQLQSAREFFSGLLSEKAIAVYDGDTAEKERAEIRKNTPSILITNPDMLHYGLLPYHAKWQKLWQDLKFVVIDEMHSYRGVFGSHVSLILRRLRRICKLYGSSPQFLSLSATIGNPLELASQLTGISPDDLTLVASSAAPSPPRHILFITTDLPLAVTAALLTVRSIRKGLKTIVFTRSRRMTELIYLTIKRRFPDVSRLVSSYRAGLLPSDRRFIEEAINCGNLRGVIATSALELGIDIGDLDVCILVGYPGTVMTTWQRAGRVGRGGQESAVILIPQNDALDHYIISHPGHVLSGEYETAVADVANPEILRDHLLCAAAEIPITEREVNENPGWFDVVGRLKALGLLHRGEEGSYKSRYRYPHRDVDIRQVGQSFTIFLDTKGKKPVAVGSIDGVRVFKECHPGAVYLHLGDTYIVRHLDIERRNVWITPFDGPYFTAVTVEKETSILEIIKSRPLHNFVIRAGRIRVTEQVTGYDKKSTGTMEIIDHVELELPPQSYETVGFWIEVDGWIEKVVRDAGRHFMGGLHALEHAIISMFPLFLLCDRNDIGGIATPYHPQVQKSAVFIYDGYPGGIGLCRRAFDMIEDILKRVEDLLKECDCTEGCPRCIQSPKCGSGNKPLDKDAALLIVRALTDPDMLVENSEAEPTSRATEPVILHRSPQKYNIAFFDLETQKLAHEVGGWHNCHLMRVSVAVLYDMVKERFLVYREDEIEDLIKQFQTYELIVGFNIKRFDYRVLMPYSTIDLQILPTFDILEEVSRVLGFRLSLDHLAAATLGSVKRANGIQAVKWFREGRWEELVSYCIQDVALTRDLFLFGLRNGHLKFRGKRGSMTKIPVNWSLEELLETSKEMRSRRSVLP, from the coding sequence ATGGCTCTTCAGTATTTTCTACAAAACATAAAAAACGAAGAGGAACGATGGAGGGTTGTAAACCACACCTTTATCGAAGGTAACCCGCCGTCCTTTGTACCCCTAAAAACCTCCATCGCCGCCGGCGTGTTCCCTCTACTGAAGAGATTCAACATTCATCAATTATACCGCCATCAGCTTGAAGCTCTGAAGGCACTCCGCAAGGGAAAACATCTGGTGGTGTCAACCCCGACCGCAAGTGGAAAGTCGCTAATTTATCAGATCGCCATTGCAGAAAAAATTGTAACAGATCCAGGCGCAAAGGCCCTGCTTATATTTCCCATAAAAGCCCTTAGCCGGGATCAGCTTCAGAGTGCAAGAGAGTTCTTTTCCGGTTTGCTCTCTGAAAAAGCCATAGCGGTCTACGATGGGGACACCGCCGAAAAAGAACGGGCCGAGATAAGGAAGAATACGCCTTCGATTTTAATCACCAACCCCGATATGCTTCACTACGGCCTGCTTCCCTACCATGCGAAGTGGCAGAAGCTATGGCAGGATCTGAAATTCGTCGTAATCGACGAAATGCATTCCTACAGGGGAGTTTTCGGAAGCCATGTATCGCTGATCCTGCGAAGGCTTCGCCGCATATGTAAACTTTACGGATCAAGCCCGCAGTTCCTCTCTCTTTCGGCAACGATAGGTAATCCCCTGGAGCTGGCATCTCAACTAACGGGAATATCCCCCGACGATTTGACACTCGTAGCATCTTCGGCGGCTCCGTCCCCGCCACGGCACATTCTGTTTATCACCACCGATCTGCCCCTTGCCGTGACCGCCGCACTCCTTACGGTTCGCTCCATAAGAAAAGGACTCAAGACCATCGTCTTTACCCGCTCAAGGCGGATGACGGAATTGATTTATCTTACCATAAAACGAAGGTTTCCCGACGTAAGCCGTCTCGTCAGTTCCTACCGTGCCGGTCTGCTGCCCTCTGACAGGCGCTTCATCGAAGAAGCCATAAATTGCGGGAACCTTCGAGGCGTAATTGCAACCAGCGCACTGGAGCTGGGAATCGACATCGGCGACCTGGACGTCTGCATACTCGTGGGCTATCCAGGCACCGTGATGACAACGTGGCAAAGGGCAGGAAGGGTCGGGCGAGGCGGGCAGGAGTCTGCGGTTATATTAATACCTCAGAACGATGCGCTTGATCATTACATTATATCGCATCCTGGCCATGTTCTTTCGGGAGAATACGAGACTGCCGTGGCGGATGTGGCAAATCCGGAGATCCTGAGGGATCATCTTCTCTGTGCTGCTGCCGAAATTCCCATTACCGAAAGGGAAGTAAACGAGAATCCCGGGTGGTTCGATGTTGTAGGCCGACTGAAGGCTCTGGGGTTGCTTCACAGGGGAGAAGAGGGTTCCTATAAGTCAAGGTACCGGTATCCGCATCGGGATGTGGACATAAGGCAGGTGGGTCAATCTTTTACGATTTTTCTGGACACAAAGGGCAAAAAACCCGTGGCGGTGGGCTCAATTGACGGCGTTCGGGTCTTCAAGGAATGCCATCCTGGTGCCGTATACCTTCACCTTGGCGATACCTACATCGTCCGGCATCTCGACATCGAACGACGCAACGTCTGGATTACTCCCTTTGACGGGCCCTATTTCACGGCAGTTACCGTAGAAAAAGAAACGTCTATTCTTGAAATCATCAAATCAAGACCACTTCACAACTTCGTAATCCGTGCAGGAAGGATTCGGGTTACCGAGCAGGTTACAGGCTACGATAAAAAATCCACGGGCACAATGGAAATTATAGACCATGTGGAGCTCGAACTGCCGCCTCAGAGCTACGAAACCGTGGGATTCTGGATAGAAGTGGACGGCTGGATTGAAAAAGTCGTCAGGGACGCAGGACGCCATTTTATGGGCGGACTCCATGCCCTTGAGCATGCCATTATCAGCATGTTTCCGCTCTTTCTTCTTTGCGATAGAAACGACATAGGCGGCATAGCGACCCCCTACCATCCTCAGGTGCAGAAAAGCGCCGTATTCATATATGACGGCTACCCGGGAGGAATCGGGTTATGCCGACGGGCTTTCGACATGATCGAAGACATACTGAAGCGGGTAGAGGATCTGCTTAAGGAGTGCGACTGCACAGAGGGGTGTCCCAGGTGCATACAATCACCCAAGTGTGGATCCGGTAATAAGCCTCTTGACAAGGACGCAGCCCTGCTGATTGTAAGAGCACTCACCGACCCCGACATGCTGGTTGAAAACTCCGAAGCCGAACCCACTTCAAGAGCGACAGAGCCGGTAATACTTCACAGGTCACCGCAAAAATACAACATTGCTTTCTTCGACCTGGAAACTCAAAAGCTTGCTCACGAAGTTGGAGGATGGCACAACTGCCACCTTATGAGAGTCTCTGTTGCCGTTCTCTACGACATGGTCAAGGAACGTTTTCTGGTTTACAGAGAAGATGAAATAGAAGACCTGATAAAGCAGTTTCAGACATACGAACTGATCGTGGGATTTAACATCAAAAGATTTGATTATCGCGTACTCATGCCTTATTCGACGATCGACCTTCAAATATTACCCACCTTCGATATTCTCGAAGAAGTATCACGTGTTCTCGGCTTCCGCCTTAGCCTGGATCACCTCGCAGCTGCCACGCTGGGAAGCGTAAAAAGGGCAAACGGTATTCAGGCGGTAAAATGGTTCAGAGAAGGCAGATGGGAAGAGCTGGTCAGCTATTGCATCCAGGATGTTGCGCTGACGAGAGATTTATTTCTCTTCGGGCTTCGCAACGGACACCTTAAGTTCAGAGGAAAAAGGGGAAGCATGACGAAGATCCCCGTAAACTGGTCTCTGGAGGAACTGCTCGAAACATCGAAGGAAATGCGCAGCAGAAGGAGTGTGCTTCCATGA